The Amblyomma americanum isolate KBUSLIRL-KWMA chromosome 5, ASM5285725v1, whole genome shotgun sequence genome window below encodes:
- the LOC144132970 gene encoding uncharacterized protein LOC144132970, which yields MGSDTTCRSRDSSPHEEPQAGERQFVRSECGYDADNHTEVMLHLLIDTEEKPYVCKYCGRGFSWKGNLTDHLRIHTGEKPYRCSHCHKRFARSETLKIHIRTHTGEKPYHCIHCTQSFTQRPLLAEHLRSHTGEKPYQCTYCSKTFMRKSSLNVHVRTHTGEKPYQCIHCNKCFVTKAVLRNHVRTHTGEKPFQCHLCPMVFSRKSSLSSHVKNHKHAKPPYCRFCFGAFACN from the exons ATGG GATCGGACACCACTTGTCGCAGCCGTGACTCATCCCCTCACGAAGAACCGCAAGCAGGAGAGCGGCAGTTTGTGCGTTCCGAGTGTGGCTATGATGCTGATAATCATACCGAAGTCATGCTTCACCTTTTGATCGACACCGAAGAGAAGCCCTATGTGTGCAAGTATTGTGGTAGGGGGTTCTCATGGAAAGGCAACTTGACTGACCACCTCCGCATTCATACTGGCGAAAAGCCGTACCGCTGCAGTCATTGTCACAAGCGCTTCGCAAGGAGTGAGACCCTGAAGATCCACATCCGgacgcacacaggcgaaaagccctaCCATTGCATTCATTGCACTCAGAGCTTCACGCAGAGGCCCCTTCTGGCAGAGCACCTTCGAAGTCACACGGGggagaagccataccagtgcaCTTATTGCAGCAAAACCTTCATGCGGAAGTCCTCTCTGAATGTACACGTTCGTacccacacaggcgagaagccgtATCAGTGCATTCATTGCAACAAGTGCTTTGTAACGAAGGCTGTCCTGAGAAATCAtgttcgcacccacacaggcgagaagccgtTCCAATGCCACCTGTGTCCCATGGTCTTCTCACGCAAGTCAAGCTTAAGCTCACATGTAAAAAATCACAAGCATGCCAAACCACCGTATTGCCGCTTTTGCTTCGGGGCATTTGCATGCAACTAG
- the LOC144133671 gene encoding uncharacterized protein LOC144133671: MPEVSVTEKWCAATSSADATSCALGGGIVSSSPSDSSLSAVFTAQLHKEVRKSSLIEHFRIHRGEKPFQCSHCSKSYFIRKSSLIEHFCIHTGEKPFQCSRCSKSYFIRKSFLIEHFHIHTGEKPFQCSHCSKSFIRKSSLIEHFHIHIGEKPFQCGRCSKSFIRKSFMIEHFRIHTGEKPFQCSRCSKSYFIRKSFLIEHFRIHTGEKPFQCSRCSKSFIRKSSLIEHFRIHTGEKPFQCSRCSKSFVRK; this comes from the exons atGCCAGAGGTCTCAGTGACAGAGAAGTGgtgtgctgcaacatcgagcgccgacgCTACTTCATGTGCACTTGGTGGGGGCATAGTCTCGTCATCGccgtcggactcatcactgtcggctgtgtTCACCGCAC agcttcataAGGAAGTAAGGAAGTCCTCTTTGATAGAACACTTTCGTATTCACAGAGGCGAGAAGCCGTTCCAGTGCAGTCATTGCAGCAAGAGCTATTTCATAAGGAAGTCCTCTTTGATAGAACACTTTTGTAttcacacaggcgagaagccgtTCCAGTGCAGTCGTTGCAGCAAGAGCTATTTCATAAGGAAGTCCTTCTTGATAGAGCACTTTCATATTCACACAGGTGAGAAGCCGTTCCAGTGCAGtcattgcagcaagagcttcataAGGAAGTCCTCTTTGATAGAACACTTTCATATTCACATAGGcgagaagccattccagtgcggtcgttgcagcaagagcttcataAGGAAGTCCTTTATGATAGAGCACTTTCGTAttcacacaggcgagaagccgtTCCAGTGCAGTCGTTGCAGCAAGAGCTATTTCATAAGGAAGTCCTTCTTGATAGAACACTTTCGTAttcacacaggcgagaagccgttccagtgcagtcgttgcagcaagagcttcataAGGAAGTCCTCTTTGATAGAACATTTTCGTAttcacacaggcgagaagccgtTCCAGTGTAGTCGTTGCAGCAAGAGCTTCGTAAGGAAGTAA
- the LOC144132969 gene encoding uncharacterized protein LOC144132969 yields MRKSFLTRHFCTHKGENPFQCSGCSKNFIRTSSLIEHFRIHTSEKPFQCSCCSKSFIRKSFMIEHFHIHTGEKPFQCSRCSKSYFIRKSFLIEHFRIHAGEKPFQCSHCSKSFIRKSSLLEHFRIHTGEKPFQCSRCSKSFIRKSFLIEHFRIHAGEKPFQCSRCSKSFIRKSFLIEHFRIHTGEKPFQCSRCSKSFIRKSFLIEHFRIHTGEKPFQCSRCSKSFIRKSFLIEHFRIHTGEKPFQCSRCSKSFIRKSFMIEHFRIHTGEKPFQCSHCSKSFIRKSSLLEHFRIHTGEKPFQCSRCSKSFIRKSFLIEHFRIHTGEKPFQCSRCSKSYFIRKSFLIEHFRIHAGEKPFQCSHCSKSFLRKSSLLEHFRIHTGEKPFQCSRCSKSFIRKSFLIEHFRIHTGEKPFQCSHCSKSFIRKSSLIEYFHIHTGEKPFQCSRCSKSFIRKSFMIEHFRIHTGEKLFQCSHWSKSFLRKSSLIEHFRIQTGEKPFQCSHCSKSFIRKSSLIEHFRIHTGEKPFQCSHCSNSFMRKSFLTRHFRTHKGEKPFQCSHCSNSFMRKPFRKHFRPRTG; encoded by the coding sequence ATGAGGAAGTCTTTTTTGACAAGGCACTTTTGTACTCATAAAGGTGAGAATCCGTTCCAGTGCAGTGGTTGCAGCAAGAACTTCATAAGGACGTCCTCTTTGATAGAGCACTTTCGTATTCACACAAGCGAGAAGCCGTTCCAGTGCAGTTgttgcagcaagagcttcataAGGAAGTCCTTTATGATAGAACACTTTCATAttcacacaggcgagaagccgtTCCAGTGCAGTCGTTGCAGCAAGAGCTATTTCATAAGGAAGTCCTTCTTGATAGAGCACTTTCGTATTCACGCAGGTGAGAAGCCGTTCCAGTGCAGtcattgcagcaagagcttcataAGGAAGTCCTCTTTGCTAGAACACTTTCGTAttcacacaggcgagaagccgttccagtgcagtcgttgcagcaagagcttcataAGGAAGTCCTTCTTGATAGAGCACTTTCGTATTCACGCAGGTGAGAAGCCGTTCCAGTGCAGTcgttgcagcaagagcttcataAGGAAGTCCTTCTTGATAGAGCACTTTCGTATTCACACAGGTGAGAAGCCGTTCCAGTGCAGTcgttgcagcaagagcttcataAGGAAGTCCTTCTTGATAGAGCACTTTCGTATTCACACAGGTGAGAAGCCGTTCCAGTGCAGTcgttgcagcaagagcttcataAGGAAGTCCTTCTTGATAGAGCACTTTCGTATTCACACAGGTGAGAAGCCGTTCCAGTGCAGTcgttgcagcaagagcttcataAGGAAGTCCTTTATGATAGAGCACTTTCGTAttcacacaggcgagaagccgttccagtgcagtcattgcagcaagagcttcataAGGAAGTCCTCTTTGCTAGAACACTTTCGTAttcacacaggcgagaagccgttccagtgcagtcgttgcagcaagagcttcataAGGAAGTCCTTCTTGATAGAGCACTTTCGTATTCACACAGGTGAGAAGCCGTTCCAGTGCAGTCGTTGCAGCAAGAGCTATTTCATAAGGAAGTCCTTCTTGATAGAGCACTTTCGTATTCACGCAGGTGAGAAGCCGTTCCAGTGCAGtcattgcagcaagagcttcCTAAGGAAGTCCTCTTTGCTAGAACACTTTCGTAttcacacaggcgagaagccgtTCCAGTGCAGTCGTTGCAGTAAGAGCTTCATAAGGAAGTCCTTCTTGATAGAGCACTTTCGTATTCACACAGGTGAGAAGCCGTTCCAGTGCAGtcattgcagcaagagcttcataAGGAAGTCCTCTTTGATAGAATACTTTCATAttcacacaggcgagaagccattccagtgcagtcgttgcagcaagagcttcataAGGAAGTCCTTTATGATAGAGCACTTTCGTATTCACACAGGCGAGAAGCTGTTCCAGTGCAGTCATTGGAGCAAGAGCTTCTTAAGGAAGTCCTCTTTGATAGAACACTTTCGTATTCAAACAGGcgagaagccattccagtgcagtcattgcagcaagagcttcataAGGAAATCCTCTTTGATAGAACACTTTCGTAttcacacaggcgagaagccgtTCCAGTGCAGTCATTGCAGCAACAGCTTCATGAGGAAGTCTTTTTTGACAAGGCACTTTCGTACTCATAAAGGCGAGAAGCCATTCCAGTGTAGTCATTGCAGCAATAGCTTCATGAGGAAGCCCTTCCGAAAACATTTTCGTCCTCGCACAGGCTAG